Proteins encoded by one window of Candidatus Sumerlaea chitinivorans:
- a CDS encoding thioredoxin family protein: protein MALPEVKPLLGEPAPPLQGLLWIKGTPVDLAANRGTTVTVVEFWATWCGPCVESIPHLTELQKRFGPRGLAIVGISDEGPSTVREFVEKMGQKMDYSVAVDPTGDTKSAYMDTYGQRGIPCAFVVDRQGRIVWIGHPQSELEKTLEEILSGRYDLAVANEQYVHERLSMYFRNQLSRRDLDSQSMVELERETEEFLARICETTPTKKRDGRLWLFAYAINESRVKNPKIRALAVRAMDQRESHDYRNVMITHVYVKALQRAGQTTQALEVAARGYRENPGHSGFGLLYADMLEVTGQLAAANDVRAKLPPPEEETDAPPRKPSETATTSTLSSERGTSTPR from the coding sequence ATGGCTCTGCCCGAGGTCAAACCCCTTCTTGGCGAGCCTGCGCCGCCCTTGCAGGGGCTGCTTTGGATCAAAGGCACGCCGGTGGACCTTGCCGCAAACCGCGGGACAACCGTCACGGTGGTGGAATTCTGGGCCACATGGTGCGGTCCATGCGTAGAGAGTATCCCACACCTGACGGAGCTCCAAAAGCGCTTCGGCCCGCGCGGGCTCGCCATCGTAGGAATCTCGGACGAGGGGCCCTCCACCGTCCGTGAGTTTGTAGAGAAGATGGGGCAGAAAATGGACTATTCGGTGGCCGTTGATCCCACGGGAGACACCAAATCCGCATATATGGATACCTACGGACAACGCGGAATTCCCTGCGCGTTTGTTGTGGACCGTCAAGGCCGCATCGTATGGATTGGTCATCCCCAAAGTGAGCTGGAAAAAACGCTGGAGGAAATCCTCTCCGGGCGCTACGATCTTGCAGTTGCCAACGAGCAATACGTCCACGAACGGCTATCGATGTATTTTAGAAATCAGTTGTCGCGGCGCGACCTGGATTCACAGAGCATGGTTGAACTCGAACGCGAAACAGAAGAATTCCTCGCCCGTATTTGTGAAACGACTCCTACGAAAAAGCGCGATGGCCGTCTTTGGCTCTTTGCCTACGCGATCAACGAGTCTCGCGTAAAAAATCCGAAAATCCGCGCCCTTGCTGTGCGAGCAATGGACCAAAGAGAAAGTCACGACTACCGCAACGTTATGATTACCCACGTTTACGTCAAGGCACTCCAGCGGGCTGGGCAAACCACCCAAGCCTTGGAAGTTGCGGCAAGGGGGTATCGCGAAAATCCGGGCCACTCCGGTTTTGGGTTGTTGTACGCAGATATGCTCGAGGTAACGGGTCAACTTGCAGCCGCGAACGACGTTCGCGCAAAGTTGCCCCCACCGGAAGAAGAAACGGATGCTCCGCCACGTAAGCCAAGCGAAACGGCCACCACTTCTACCCTGAGCTCGGAGCGAGGCACCTCAACGCCGCGTTGA
- a CDS encoding thioredoxin family protein yields the protein MNSLARNTIFRIWPRVIPTVCLLMLVAMVNFHELVWGLPAIEPNLGAPAPELTDLHWVKGQPVSLAANRGTTVTVVEFWATWCPPCRTSIPHLTNLQRRFGPQGLVVVGISDEDTSTVESFVASMGEQMDYAVATCLSPTTKRAYMGRYRVSTIPHAFVVDQQGRIVWIGNPLSGLERALEQLFAGTYDLEAAKRAYTAARTIEVFRALLNAAQPDSEQMRAAEKLAHEIRDALMTSETSSQRSLMLLAGSILTTPKASPSLRELAAQIIDQLKAQNPSDPQIQQLVRFASARDSRSTVTRPSGPRPPSPVSRISKAVSPASHLRKTTTPTLVHGSHGARPSPPPVELK from the coding sequence ATGAACAGCTTGGCGAGGAACACCATTTTTCGAATCTGGCCCCGCGTGATCCCAACGGTCTGTCTTCTTATGTTGGTCGCGATGGTGAATTTCCATGAGCTGGTGTGGGGATTACCGGCGATCGAGCCCAACTTAGGCGCGCCTGCACCGGAGCTCACGGACCTCCACTGGGTGAAGGGCCAACCGGTGAGCCTTGCAGCAAATCGTGGCACCACGGTCACTGTCGTCGAGTTCTGGGCCACGTGGTGTCCACCGTGTCGCACGAGCATTCCTCACCTGACGAACCTTCAACGGCGTTTTGGTCCGCAAGGGCTCGTCGTTGTGGGGATTTCTGACGAAGACACGTCAACTGTGGAGAGTTTCGTGGCCTCTATGGGCGAGCAGATGGACTATGCGGTTGCCACGTGTCTCTCCCCAACCACCAAACGCGCCTACATGGGGCGATATCGCGTCAGCACCATTCCCCATGCATTTGTGGTGGACCAACAGGGCCGCATCGTGTGGATAGGCAATCCCCTCAGTGGGCTGGAGAGAGCTCTCGAGCAATTGTTTGCAGGAACGTACGATCTCGAGGCCGCGAAGCGTGCCTATACAGCTGCTCGCACCATCGAAGTCTTCCGCGCGTTGCTGAATGCAGCGCAGCCTGACAGCGAGCAGATGCGCGCGGCCGAAAAGCTCGCGCATGAGATTCGAGACGCTCTTATGACCTCCGAGACTTCGTCTCAACGGTCTCTAATGCTGCTTGCTGGGTCGATTCTTACCACGCCGAAAGCCTCGCCGTCGCTGCGCGAGCTCGCAGCGCAGATCATTGACCAGCTTAAGGCGCAGAATCCTTCGGATCCCCAGATCCAGCAACTGGTACGTTTCGCCTCCGCACGCGACAGCCGGTCCACGGTAACCCGTCCCTCAGGGCCGCGCCCGCCGTCCCCAGTGTCTCGGATCTCGAAAGCTGTTTCCCCGGCTTCGCATCTGCGCAAAACCACGACACCGACGCTTGTTCACGGTTCGCACGGTGCTCGGCCGTCGCCTCCCCCTGTTGAACTGAAATAG